In a genomic window of Calditrichota bacterium:
- a CDS encoding trypsin-like serine protease: MRHLFNYLLGALAGIGLVLGSERAFPEWFGHTKAAPVVGAGPAAVATASEPVTGASPIAEPPHQTTVPIQQSIDISRRSAITRAASEVSPAVVGISVISVREYRARHPFADDPFLRQFFPDQIYRQKVENLGSGFLISPDGYVLTNEHVVHEASQVIVTTTAGDKFDAVIVGYDYDSDIALLKIEGRNLPYIRFGDSDDVIIGEWAIAIGNPFGLFSIHSQPSVSVGVVSAVDRDFERNREGRLYLDMVQTDAAINRGNSGGPLVNAEGDLIGMNTMIFTEGGGGSIGLGFAIPSNRLNRLFEDL, translated from the coding sequence ATGCGCCATCTGTTCAATTACCTCCTTGGAGCATTGGCCGGGATAGGGCTGGTGCTCGGCTCGGAACGCGCCTTTCCGGAATGGTTTGGCCACACCAAGGCGGCCCCGGTTGTCGGTGCCGGGCCGGCCGCAGTAGCAACAGCGAGCGAGCCGGTTACCGGGGCTTCACCCATCGCCGAGCCGCCGCACCAGACGACCGTGCCGATTCAGCAGTCGATCGACATCTCACGGCGATCGGCGATCACTCGCGCAGCGTCTGAGGTGTCGCCGGCGGTCGTCGGGATTAGCGTCATCTCGGTGCGCGAGTATCGGGCGCGGCATCCCTTTGCCGACGACCCATTCCTGCGGCAGTTCTTTCCCGACCAGATATACCGTCAAAAGGTCGAGAATCTGGGCAGCGGCTTTCTCATCTCGCCCGACGGCTATGTGCTGACCAACGAGCATGTTGTCCACGAGGCGTCCCAGGTGATCGTTACGACCACCGCCGGCGATAAGTTCGACGCCGTAATCGTCGGCTATGACTATGACAGCGACATCGCGCTCTTGAAGATCGAAGGCCGCAACCTGCCCTACATCAGATTCGGCGATTCGGACGACGTCATCATCGGCGAATGGGCCATCGCAATCGGAAACCCGTTCGGACTCTTCAGCATCCACTCTCAGCCGTCGGTATCGGTGGGAGTCGTCTCGGCGGTCGATCGCGACTTTGAACGCAATCGCGAAGGACGGCTCTACCTCGATATGGTGCAGACTGATGCGGCTATCAACCGGGGCAACTCGGGAGGGCCGCTGGTCAATGCGGAGGGCGATCTAATAGGGATGAACACTATGATCTTCACCGAGGGGGGAGGCGGGTCGATCGGGCTTGGGTTCGCGATCCCGTCGAACAGATTGAACCGGCTCTTCGAAGACCT